The DNA region GCGGCGTCGAAACCCTGGCGATCGGCCCGATCCAGCGAGACGACGATGCGACGGAGGTAGGGCACGCGCGCCAACTCCTCGATGATGCGCGGCATGGCGGGCCCGTCGAACTCGGTCACGAGCGCCGGCAACAGGAGCGCCGTCGGTCGTGCCCGCCCGTGAACGACGAGTTCGGCCTCGAGACGCTCGAGTGCCTCGGCGGTGCCGAGGTTGTGGATCGTGGTGAAGACGCCGACCTGATAGAAGTCGCTCACCGCGCCATCATTGGCGCCCGTCTCGCGCGGCGCAAGCTGAGCAGGTCGGCCGCGCGGAGATCCCATCTGTGATACGTAAGCACATCCTCTCGTGGTCGTTCCTCTGCGCGCTCGGTCTCGCGGCCCCTGGCTGCAGCGGTGGGGCCGGGGCTCCCGCGTACGAAGCGTCGGCCACGGCCCGCCGCTATCCGCTCACTGGCGTCGTCAAGGGCGTGGATGCCGGTGCGCGCCAGCTGAGCGTGTCGCACGAGGCCATCCCTGGGCTGATGGACGCCATGACGATGAGCTTCCCGGTGAAGGAGGCGTGGGCCGTGGACGTCGCCAGGGTCGGTGACCGGCTGACCGGCACCCTGGTCGTGGACGCGGGCCGGTCGTGGATCGAGGGGGTGTCGCTGAGCAAGCCGCCGGCCGGCGAGCAGGCCACTGGCGGGGCATCGAGCGCCACCGATGCGGGCATCGGCCCCGCGCCGGGGACGCCGCTTCCCGCCACGCCCCTCCGGGACCAGGCCGGCCGCGTGGTGACGGCCCGCGACTTCGCGGGGCGGGACGTGATCGTCACCTTCATCTACACGCGGTGCCCGCTGCCGGACTTCTGCCCGCTGATGATGACGCGGCTCAACGAGGCCGCCGCCCGGCTGCGCAAGGCCGGCCGGCGCGACGACGTCCAGATGGTGGCCATCTCGATCGACCCGACGCGCGACACCCCGGAGGTGCTGGCCGAATACGGCCGTCAGCACATCACCGGCGAGGAGGGCGACCCGTTCCGACGCTGGTCGCTGCTGACCGGCACGCCCGACCAGGTGCGGACGTGGGCGCAGTTCTTCACGCTCACCTACGAGAAGGAACGCAACGAGATCGCCCACGGCCTTCGCACCGCCGTCGTCGATCGCGAGGGCCGGGTGGTGGGCGTACTGCGTGGCAACCAGTGGACCACCAACGAGCTGATGGCGCTGCTGCCGGCCAGGTGAGCGACGGGCCGGGGCCGGCCGGCACCGCGAACTTGTCGCCGCGTCGTCTCGTACGAGAATGGGTTGCCCGTCCCGCGGGCCCCATCACCATGCCCCATTCCGTGCCTGCGCGCCTGCGCCGCCTCGGCGGCCTCGCCTCGTTCCTCGTCCTGGCTGCCGGCCTGCCGGCAGCCGCGATCGACACCACCGACACCCGGATGCTGTCGCAACCGGCGATCAGCGCGCGGCACATCGCGTTCACGTACGCCGGCGACCTGTACGTCGCCGACCACGACGGCCGCAATGCCCGCCGGCTGACCAGCGACGAGGGCGTGGAACGCGCCCCGGCGTTCTCGCCCGACGGCACGCACCTGGCTTTCAGCGCCGAGTACGACGGCAACGTCGACGTGTTCGTCGTCCCGGTCAGCGGCGGCCTCCCGCGCCGCCTCACGTGGCACCCCGGGCCCGACGTGGTACAGGGCTTCACGCCAGACGGTGCCCGGGTGCTCTTCACCTCGCCGCGCGCGGTGTTCACCGGCCGGTACACGCAGCTGTTCACCGTGCCCGTGCAGGGCGGCGTGGAGTCGGCCTTGCCGATCCCCAACGCCTCGCGCGCCAGCTACGCCGCCGACGGCAGCCGCATCGCGTACAACCCGCTGGCGCCGGCATTCCTGCAGTGGAAGCGCTACCGAGGCGGGTCGGTCGCGACGATCGTGCTGTACGACCCCCGCACGCACGCCACCGAGAAGGTCGCGCAGCCGGCCTCGCGGGCCAACGACGCCGACCCCGTGTGGATGGGCAACGCGGTGTACTTCCGGTCGGACCGCGACGGCGAGTTCAACCTGTATCGCTACGAGCCGGGCTCCAAGCAGGTGAGCCGGCTCACCTCGCATGCCGACTTCCCGGTGCTCGGCATCGCGGCCGCCGCCGGCAAGGTGCTGTACGAGCAGGCGGGCTGGCTGCACATGTACGACGTGCAGTCGAAGCAGTCCAGGCGACTGGCGATCGGCATCGGCGCCGACCTGGTGGAACTGCGTCCGCGCTTCGTCAAGGGACCCGAGTGGATCCGCAGCATGGCCGTGTCGCCTTCGGGGGCCCGGGTGGCGCTCGAGTATCGCGGGGAGATCGTCACGGTGCCGGCCGAGAAGGGCGATCCGCGCAACCTGACCAACACCGTCGACGTGCACGAGCGATCGCCCGACTGGTCGCCCGACGGGCAGAAGATCGCCTACTTCTCCGATGCCGGTGGCGAGTACGCCCTGCACGTCCGCCCGCAGGACGGCAAGGGCGCGCCGATGGTCGTCAAGCTCGCCGGCAGCGGCTTCTACGATGGCCTGCTGTGGTCGCCCGATGGCGCGCGTCTCGCGTTCCGCGACAACGGCCGCACCCTGTACGTGCTCACCGTCGCGACCGGGGCCATCGCCAGGGTCGCCACCGAGCCGATCTATCGCCCCGGCGCGTTCTCCGACACGTCGTACAGCTGGTCGCCCGACGGCAGGTGGCTCGCCTACACGACCACCACCCGCACCCAGATCCAGACGGCGCACGTGTGGTCGACCGAGACCCAGAAGTCGCACCCGGTGAGCGACGGCCTCAGCGACGTCGGCGAGCCGGTGTTCGATCGCAACGGCAAGTACCTGTACCTGCGGGCCTCGACCGACGCCGGCCCGGTGCGTGACTGGTTCTCGCAGGCCAGCGCCGACATGCGCTCGACCAGCGCGATCTACCTCGTGGTGCTGAAGAAGGGCGAGCCGTCGCCGCTGGCCAAGGAGAGCGACGAGGAGAAGGGCAAGAAGGACGAGGCTGGCGACGAGGGCAGGAAGGCGGAATCGAAGTCCGAAGGGAACGACGGGGCCAGTGCGAACGGCGGAAAGACGGTGGCGACGGTAATCGACGTCGACGGACTGGCCTCGCGCATCGTCGCGCTGCCGGTGCCGGCCGGCGAGTACTCGGCGCTGCAGCCCGGAGAGCCCGGCACCGTGCTGTTCCTGCGGAGTGCCGACGGCAAGTCGTCGCTGCAGCAGTTCGCCCTGAAGACCCGCAAGGTCGAGACGTTGGTACCCGCGGCCGAGGGCTACACCGTGACCGCCGACGGCAAGAAGCTGCTGTACCGCAACGGTTCGTCGTTCCACGTCGTCCCGGCGTCCAAGAAGACCGACGGCAGCGAGGGCAAGGTGAACGTCGAGGCGGTGCAGGTGCGCATCGACCCGCAGGCCGAGTGGCCCCAGATCTTCGACGAGGCCTGGCGCATCAATCG from Luteitalea sp. TBR-22 includes:
- a CDS encoding SCO family protein, whose protein sequence is MIRKHILSWSFLCALGLAAPGCSGGAGAPAYEASATARRYPLTGVVKGVDAGARQLSVSHEAIPGLMDAMTMSFPVKEAWAVDVARVGDRLTGTLVVDAGRSWIEGVSLSKPPAGEQATGGASSATDAGIGPAPGTPLPATPLRDQAGRVVTARDFAGRDVIVTFIYTRCPLPDFCPLMMTRLNEAAARLRKAGRRDDVQMVAISIDPTRDTPEVLAEYGRQHITGEEGDPFRRWSLLTGTPDQVRTWAQFFTLTYEKERNEIAHGLRTAVVDREGRVVGVLRGNQWTTNELMALLPAR
- a CDS encoding S41 family peptidase; translated protein: MPHSVPARLRRLGGLASFLVLAAGLPAAAIDTTDTRMLSQPAISARHIAFTYAGDLYVADHDGRNARRLTSDEGVERAPAFSPDGTHLAFSAEYDGNVDVFVVPVSGGLPRRLTWHPGPDVVQGFTPDGARVLFTSPRAVFTGRYTQLFTVPVQGGVESALPIPNASRASYAADGSRIAYNPLAPAFLQWKRYRGGSVATIVLYDPRTHATEKVAQPASRANDADPVWMGNAVYFRSDRDGEFNLYRYEPGSKQVSRLTSHADFPVLGIAAAAGKVLYEQAGWLHMYDVQSKQSRRLAIGIGADLVELRPRFVKGPEWIRSMAVSPSGARVALEYRGEIVTVPAEKGDPRNLTNTVDVHERSPDWSPDGQKIAYFSDAGGEYALHVRPQDGKGAPMVVKLAGSGFYDGLLWSPDGARLAFRDNGRTLYVLTVATGAIARVATEPIYRPGAFSDTSYSWSPDGRWLAYTTTTRTQIQTAHVWSTETQKSHPVSDGLSDVGEPVFDRNGKYLYLRASTDAGPVRDWFSQASADMRSTSAIYLVVLKKGEPSPLAKESDEEKGKKDEAGDEGRKAESKSEGNDGASANGGKTVATVIDVDGLASRIVALPVPAGEYSALQPGEPGTVLFLRSADGKSSLQQFALKTRKVETLVPAAEGYTVTADGKKLLYRNGSSFHVVPASKKTDGSEGKVNVEAVQVRIDPQAEWPQIFDEAWRINRDYFYATNYHGRDWPAMRKKYAQFLPHLAHRADLARVIQWMLSELAVGHSYGGGGDVRRKPGIVPGGLLGADFEVVDDRYRIRKVYGGLNWTPALRSPLTEPGVDVKAGEYLLAVNGVDLRATTTNVYAPFENTAGKLVEITVGPNADGSGSRTVSVVPIESEAALRNRDWVEGNLRKVTEATQGRVAYVYVPNTAGAGHEYFKRYFYPQTNREAVIVDERFNGGGQVADYYIDLLRRPLVSYWATRHGDPIRTPAAAILGPKVMITDETAGSGGDLLPWMFRKFSLGPIVGKRTWGGLVGILGYPVLMDGGTVTAPNLAIFTDEGWVVENEGVPADIEVDQTPADVIAGRDPQLERAIKEALDLLAKNPVKVPARPKDPVR